The following are from one region of the Primulina eburnea isolate SZY01 chromosome 17, ASM2296580v1, whole genome shotgun sequence genome:
- the LOC140818801 gene encoding protein FAR1-RELATED SEQUENCE 5-like, which produces MEVNIGDDQQFIPQVANDRKPKIGMEFVSLEDAFSFYNQYAREAGFSARISNNKKNKITNEVVWKKFVCFKEGRTDENWSNKQEKGDQPKNERARGEVRTGCKSKISIVKKQTGPNWIVSTFMESHNHPLSTPSKVHLLRSHRNVSASKKALTQQFSEANVPTCQQLRLLEIEYGGPEHVGCTERDIRNFEKKLRDEQKGIDAETLIEFFASEKDNNSSFFFDYETYSDKRFSMCFWADPVSRRANSVFGDVVLFDTTYNTNKYGMIFAPFVGVNHHHQTIVFGCGFLTDEKTQSFVWLFNKFIEAMPKGAPNVIITDQDPAMAKAIAQVFPKTVHRYCLWHILNKFPDKLNPMTFRDHYRSIKNVIQNSTTPDEFEKSWEDVIKCANLEQNDWLSLMYELRQKWVPIYFNHIFCAGMSSSQRSESSHAFFKRYVSNKNSLMDFITRFNRALRHQRHNELVADHIDMNEHPKIKTNWPMEAQMVKVYTKKKYVEFQSEMCESHGYYVQQVSVGAELVVYNVMNFQTCSSSKSRTLTHNKRLDYISCSCMKFEFESIPCRHMLAFFRINQVFELPDKYILKRWTQDAKVGAIYAMGEQNVNDDPKMCLMSRHSRLSYKASVVIDDASLTDEGTNFLDEQLDYILKKLKRLTLVEHSAMEVKRRKSWMGSLVLPVLLK; this is translated from the coding sequence ATGGAAGTAAATATCGGTGATGATCAGCAATTCATTCCACAAGTTGCAAACGATCGAAAGCCAAAAATTGGGATGGAATTCGTATCATTAGAGGATGCATTTTCGTTCTATAACCAATACGCACGAGAAGCAGGATTTAGCGCAAGAATAAGCAACAACAAGAAAAATAAGATAACAAATGAAGTTGTTTGGAAGAAATTTGTGTGCTTTAAAGAAGGGCGTACAGACGAAAACTGGTCGAATAAACAAGAAAAAGGTGATCAACCGAAAAATGAAAGAGCTCGCGGTGAAGTTAGAACTGGATGtaagtcaaagatttcaattgtCAAGAAACAAACTGGTCCTAATTGGATTGTCAGTACATTCATGGAAAGCCATAATCATCCACTCTCGACTCCTTCGAAGGTGCATTTACTACGCTCACATCGTAATGTTTCGGCATCAAAGAAAGCATTGACTCAACAGTTTTCAGAAGCAAATGTGCCAACTTGTCAACAACTGCGATTATTGGAAATAGAGTATGGAGGTCCCGAGCATGTAGGTTGTACTGAAAGAGATATTAGAAACTTTGAGAAAAAGCTTAGAGATGAACAAAAGGGTATCGATGCCGAAACATTGATTGAGTTCTTTGCATCTGAGAAAGACAATAATTCCTCATTTTTCTTTGATTATGAGACTTATTCAGATAAAAGATTTAGCATGTGTTTTTGGGCAGATCCTGTGTCAAGGAGGGCAAACAGTGTATTTGGTGATGTTGTGTTGTTTGATACGACGTATAACACTAATAAATATGGTATGATTTTCGCACCATTTGTAGGagttaatcatcatcatcagacaatTGTGTTTGGTTGCGGTTTTTTAACTGACGAAAAAACTCAGTCTTTTGTTTGGTTGTTTAACAAGTTCATAGAAGCAATGCCTAAAGGTGCACCAAACGTGATAATCACTGACCAAGATCCTGCTATGGCGAAAGCCATTGCACAAGTTTTCCCTAAAACAGTGCATCGATATTGTTTGTGGCACATATTGAACAAATTCCCAGATAAATTAAACCCTATGACTTTTCGTGACCACTATCGAAGCATAAAGAATGTCATTCAAAATTCCACAACACCTGATGAATTTGAGAAGTCGTGGGAAGATGTTATCAAGTGTGCTAACTTGGAGCAAAATGATTGGTTGTCATTGATGTATGAATTGCGACAGAAGTGGGTGCCAATATATTTTAACCATATATTTTGTGCTGGAATGTCAAGTAGTCAGAGATCTGAAAGTTCACATGCATTTTTCAAGAGGTACGTCTCTAATAAGAATTCATTGATGGATTTTATCACCCGTTTCAATAGGGCACTCCGGCACCAAAGGCACAATGAGTTAGTTGCTGACCATATTGATATGAATGAGCATCCCAAGATCAAGACAAACTGGCCAATGGAAGCTCAAATGGTTAAGGTGTATACGAAAAAAAAATACGTGGAGTTTCAAAGTGAAATGTGCGAGAGTCATGGTTATTACGTGCAACAAGTATCTGTAGGAGCTGAATTAGTGGTTTACAATGTGATGAATTTTCAAACTTGTTCTTCCTCCAAATCAAGGACGCTCACTCATAATAAACGGTTGGATTATATATCATGTAGTTGTATGAAGTTTGAGTTTGAGAGCATACCATGCAGACATATGTTAGCTTTTTTTCGTATCAACCAAGTGTTTGAATTGCCTGATAAGTATATACTCAAACGGTGGACACAAGATGCAAAGGTTGGAGCAATATATGCTATGGGTGAGCAAAATGTCAACGACGATCCAAAAATGTGTTTGATGTCAAGACACTCGAGGTTATCCTATAAAGCTTCTGTAGTAATTGATGATGCATCATTGACTGATGAAGGAACAAACTTCTTAGATGAACAATtagattatattttaaaaaaattaaagaggTTAACATTAGTAGAACATTCAGCAATGGAAGTCAAAAGAAGAAAATCATGGATGGGGTCTTTGGTATTACCGGTCCTTCTGAAGTAA